The Chitinophagales bacterium genomic sequence TATTTCATGCTTTCGGAATACTCGTCAAATACATTCTTAAATTCATCACAACGTTTTTCTACATGGTAATTGCCACTTGTCTCAAATTCATCAACATGTCTTTTAAGTTTTTCAAATGAATTTGGGTCTTTCTCATTGAACAAGACTTTTAAATCAATTCCATTTTTGTCAATGTATTGATTTAAACTGTTAATAACACTTAAGGCAATTAGCGGACTACCAAGATATCCTGTAATATCACACCCTTCGCCCGCAAAAAAGTCAAATACCTGTACATTTTTCCAATACACCTTTTGAGGAGCAATAAATACAGGTAGCCATTCTTCAAAATACTGTTTATAAAGTTGCAGTTTTGATTTCGTTCCCTCATCGAAAGGTTCACTAAAAATACTCTTTACTGCCATCGGAAATAGTTTAGGTTAAACAAATGTACAATAATGTATCTTGTGTACATTCTCAGAACAAAGTACTTTACTTGAGGAAAAATAAAAACGGGAAAAACACCCTGCCATTTGGCAGGAGAATTTTGTATAATACGAGGGAGGAGATGTGAACCAGGCTGTGTCTAAGTGCTCAGGGGATTATTTCATTCAAAATATCTTTTCAATTGCTTCAATGAGTGTTGCACAGTTATCACGTCGCTCATGCTTCGCTCCTCATAATGACGGCAATGATTGGGGAATGACTAAATGATCCGCTGCGACTTACCTGCGCCTGCCTGGCGGGTAAAGAGCAATACATACACCAGTATGAGTAGTACGGATGTAATGCTGGATGCTAATATCTTCAGCATCAGGTAGCCAATGTTCTGCATGCTCCACAGCTCAATAATGAAGAAGGCAGTGTGGTGCATCACAATGAGGAAGGATACATAAACCACGAAAGGCAGCCAGCCCATGTTCTTTACCGATGGTGTCTGCCCGGTATATTCGGTCAGGTTTTTGGGCATCAGTGCATTCAGCACGTTGATGC encodes the following:
- the mreD gene encoding rod shape-determining protein MreD → MSVLIKNIIRFCVILLIQVLILNKVTLQWWAQPTGFPIFIPFLYPLFLLLLPFETPVAVMLLAGFVCGLSVDAFMNTAGMHAFATVLIAYFRINVLNALMPKNLTEYTGQTPSVKNMGWLPFVVYVSFLIVMHHTAFFIIELWSMQNIGYLMLKILASSITSVLLILVYVLLFTRQAGAGKSQRII